A window of the Hevea brasiliensis isolate MT/VB/25A 57/8 chromosome 6, ASM3005281v1, whole genome shotgun sequence genome harbors these coding sequences:
- the LOC131180665 gene encoding uncharacterized protein LOC131180665 has product MLLIRAKLKIAASRQKSYVDLHGREVVSQEGDMVLLKVSPMKGVVRFRKRGKLAPRYIGPYEVLQKVKNVSDKLALPQKMERIHPVVHVSMLRKFVSDLNKVISELDMKISKDLSYVEQPVQIVETQVRKLRNKEIPMVKVLWKHYKMEECTWETRDSMI; this is encoded by the coding sequence ATGCTCTTAATTAGGGCAAAGTTAAAGATAGCAGCTAGTAGACAAAAGAGTTATGTagatctccatggaagagaagtGGTTTCTCAAGAGGGTGACATGGTTCTTttgaaggtatctccaatgaagggtgTTGTTCGATTTAGAAAAAGGGGCAAGCTAGCTCCAAGGtacattggaccatatgaagtgCTGCAAAAGGTTAAAAATGTGTCTGACAAGTTAGCTTTGCCACAAAAAATGGAGAGAATACATCCGGTggtccatgtttctatgttgaggaAGTTTGTGTCAGATCTGAACAAGGTTATAAGTGAACTAGacatgaaaatttcaaaagatctTTCTTATGTTGAACAACCTGTTCAGATTGTAGAGACTCAAGTAaggaagctaaggaataaggagATACCTATGGTGAAGGTGTTATGGAAACACTACAAAATGGAAGAGTGTACATGGGAAACCCGTGATTCCATGATATAA